A segment of the Butyrivibrio fibrisolvens genome:
AAGCATGGATGCTTTAAAATATTGCCTGCAAACAGCATTCTGGTCTGAATTCCATGCTGTTCCAGATATGGAACAAGCTTTGCTCTACGACCACTTTCATTGCATGTAATGCAAAACCCAAACCAGCTTGGATCTGCATGCTCTGCAGCCTTTGGCAGAATCAGTTGATCTTTAGTATCTTCCAGTTCATCTGTCAAAAACTGAAAGTTATGTTTACGCTTCTGAACAAACTCAGGGAACTTAGACAGCTGTGCACATCCGATAGCAGCCTGCATATCAGTAGCCTTAAGGTTATAACCAAAGTGTGAATACACATACTTATGATCATAGCCTTCAGGAAGTTCTCCTCTCTTCCCGTCAAAGCGATGACCACACTCATTATCATGTCCCGGAGGGCAAATGCAGTCTCGTCCCCAATCACGCATTGAACGTATTATCTTATTAAGAAGAGGATTGTCTGTATATACTGCTCCACCTTCTCCCATAGTCATGTGATGGGGTGGATAGAAGCTTGATGTTCCGATGTCACCAATGGTACCGGTATATTTCATCCCATCGCCCATATCATATCTGCTTCCAAGAGCGTCGCAGTTATCTTCTATTAGCCACAGATCATGCCTGTCGCAAAAAGCTTTAACAGCCCTAAGATCAAAAGGATTACCAAGGGTATGAGCTATCATTACAGCCTTAGTCTTATCCGACAGAGCCTCTTCAAGCATAGCCACATCTATATTGTACTGGGGAATCGTAACATCTACAAAAACAGGAACTGCACCAAATTGAATAATAGGTGCGATCGTAGTCGGGAATCCTGCTGCCACAGTTATAACTTCATCACCGCGGCATATCCTCTTATCGCCAAGAAGCGGTG
Coding sequences within it:
- the rfbH gene encoding lipopolysaccharide biosynthesis protein RfbH, whose translation is MFENMNEEEARKHILAEVTAYCDKYHTKKDYKKGDRIPYASRVYDHDEMVNLVDSSLEFWLTSGRYTEEFERKFGEYLGVRFVSLVNSGSSANLLAFMTLTSPLLGDKRICRGDEVITVAAGFPTTIAPIIQFGAVPVFVDVTIPQYNIDVAMLEEALSDKTKAVMIAHTLGNPFDLRAVKAFCDRHDLWLIEDNCDALGSRYDMGDGMKYTGTIGDIGTSSFYPPHHMTMGEGGAVYTDNPLLNKIIRSMRDWGRDCICPPGHDNECGHRFDGKRGELPEGYDHKYVYSHFGYNLKATDMQAAIGCAQLSKFPEFVQKRKHNFQFLTDELEDTKDQLILPKAAEHADPSWFGFCITCNESGRRAKLVPYLEQHGIQTRMLFAGNILKHPCFDQIRSGDKEYRVVGTLDNTDRIMNDTFWIGVYPGMTDDMLKEMTDRIKEGLRI